The Constrictibacter sp. MBR-5 sequence CACGCCGTCCAGTCGCAGCGCGGGATCCGGCGCGAAGCCGAAGCGGCGATAATAGGCCGGATCGCCCAGCACCACGCAGCCGGCGGCGGCGCGTTCCCGGAGGCGGGAGAGGCCGTGGAGGATCAGCGCCCGGCCGATGCCCCGCCGCTGGCGGGTCGGATCCACCGAGACCGGTCCGAGCCCGTACCAGCCGCGGTCGGTACCGTCGATCGTGATCGGCGAGAACGCGACGTGGCCGACAACGCGTTCCTGCTCACGCGCGACGAGCGAGAGCGTCAGCGCGCCGGCCTCGCGCAAGGCATCGACGATAGCCGCCTCGGTGCCGCTGGCATGCGCGGCATCGGCGAACGCCGCGGTGGTGACGGCGCGGATCGCGTCGGCATCCTCCGGCCGCTCCGGGCCGATCGAGGTAACAGCGCTATTCGTCATGCTTCTCGGTCTTACCGAAATCCGTCAGTGCCCGCAGCGCCAGCCCGCGCGCCGACGGCGGCCGGCGGCGCGAGGGGAACGGGCGGATCAGCGTCATCGCCGCGACGGCGAGACGGGCGGTGAGCAATCCATTAAGGATGCCGATGCCGGCGCGGCGCGAGAGCTTGCTGGCGATGCCGGCGCCGAGTGCCGCACCGATCGTGTCGTCGCCGATGTCGAGGGCGCCGCTCGCCAGCACCGCGCCGAGGCTCATCCGCAGCAGGCGCAGGGTGGCGATCCAGCCGGGCCGGCCACCATAGAGCCGCGCCATGCGGCGCAGCAGGGCGGCGACGATGACCGTGCTGACCGCCATGTCCATGAAGGCGAAGGGGCTGACCGCGGTGATCGCGGCGGCGCGGCGCACGGCGGCGACGGCCAGCGCCTCCGCCCGGCGGTCCAGGGGTGCGATCACCTCGCGGTCGACCAGATGCAGCAGCGCGTCACCGTCGAGGCCGGCCTTACGCTCGTCGACGCGCGCCCAGGCCCATTCCAGGTCCGGCCGGCCGCGATAGAGACGGCGCAGGCGCGCCACGACCTTGGCCGCGGCCTGGGGGTCACTGCCGGTCTCCTCGGCGCGCGCGGCGGCGAGGCGCGCGGCGCGCAGATCGTC is a genomic window containing:
- a CDS encoding N-acetyltransferase, coding for MTNSAVTSIGPERPEDADAIRAVTTAAFADAAHASGTEAAIVDALREAGALTLSLVAREQERVVGHVAFSPITIDGTDRGWYGLGPVSVDPTRQRRGIGRALILHGLSRLRERAAAGCVVLGDPAYYRRFGFAPDPALRLDGVPPEYFLCLPFAAAPPAGTVRYHSAFDAS
- a CDS encoding TIGR01620 family protein, with the translated sequence MNDRDAPRSRPLDELERDAEPELPGVALAAHTLEIEATRPAEEADVTGVPDPALRKRRPWVRWLIGTGLGLAVTGATAWALEGLVTAALADGAWPAWLIVGGIAALVLGFVLAAVREWLALESLDDLRAARLAAARAEETGSDPQAAAKVVARLRRLYRGRPDLEWAWARVDERKAGLDGDALLHLVDREVIAPLDRRAEALAVAAVRRAAAITAVSPFAFMDMAVSTVIVAALLRRMARLYGGRPGWIATLRLLRMSLGAVLASGALDIGDDTIGAALGAGIASKLSRRAGIGILNGLLTARLAVAAMTLIRPFPSRRRPPSARGLALRALTDFGKTEKHDE